A genomic segment from Pseudomonadota bacterium encodes:
- a CDS encoding glutathione S-transferase family protein: MRTLYHLWLSPFSRKVRIALAEKQLAFGMQIERVWERRRAFLAMNPAGQVPVLVEEDGTALADSDAICEYLDEAYPEPPLLGETPLGRAEVRRLAAWFDTKFNREVTANLVGEKVLKRFLGLGEPDSGALRAGHTNIHYHLDYIGYLTERREWLAGERFSLADMAAAAHLSVVDYLGDVPWGEHATAKNWYARVKSRPSFRPLLADHIPGITPPKHYADPDF; this comes from the coding sequence ATGCGGACCCTCTACCACCTCTGGCTTTCGCCTTTTTCGCGGAAGGTACGGATCGCGCTGGCCGAAAAGCAACTCGCCTTCGGGATGCAGATCGAGCGGGTATGGGAGCGCCGCCGCGCCTTCCTCGCCATGAACCCGGCCGGCCAGGTCCCGGTTCTGGTCGAAGAGGACGGGACGGCACTCGCCGACAGCGACGCCATCTGCGAATATTTGGATGAAGCCTACCCCGAGCCGCCGCTGCTTGGCGAAACACCGCTGGGCCGCGCCGAGGTGCGAAGGTTGGCGGCCTGGTTCGATACGAAGTTCAACCGCGAGGTCACGGCGAACCTGGTCGGCGAGAAGGTGCTCAAGCGATTCCTGGGCTTGGGCGAGCCGGACTCGGGTGCGCTGCGCGCGGGGCACACGAACATCCACTACCACCTCGACTATATCGGCTATCTGACGGAACGGCGGGAATGGCTGGCCGGCGAACGTTTCTCGCTGGCCGACATGGCCGCCGCCGCCCATCTTTCGGTCGTCGACTACCTGGGCGACGTACCGTGGGGGGAACATGCGACGGCGAAGAATTGGTACGCGCGGGTAAAATCGCGACCTTCCTTCCGGCCCCTGCTCGCCGACCACATCCCCGGCATAACGCCGCCCAAGCACTACGCCGATCCGGATTTCTGA
- the thrS gene encoding threonine--tRNA ligase, translating to MITITLPDGSTRPYEGPVTGLEIAEAIGKGLARAAVAIRVNGALWDLTRPIAQDAEIAVVTRGTEEGREILRHDAAHVMAEAVKELYPETQVTIGPAIAHGFYYDFARKEPFAPEDLEKIEKRMHAIVARDEQIAREVWNREEAIAFFKDAGEHYKAEIIEAIPAGEPITLYRQGNFIDLCRGPHLPSTGRLGKGIKLMKLAGAYWRGDSKNAMLQRIYGTAWADEKELKDHLFRLEEAARRDHRKLGKEMGLFHLQEEAVGSIFWHPKGWTLYRTVQTYIRRRLDAAGYVEVQTPSLVDRALWEQSGHWEKFREHMFTAESEERMLALKPMNCPGHVQIFRQGLKSYRDLPLRMAEFGSCHRNEPSGALHGLMRVRAFTQDDAHIFCTEDQITAETKAFCGLLLKVYEDFGFADVVVKFADRPPVRAGADAIWDRAEAALRGAAEASGLNVALNPGEGAFYGPKLEFVLKDAIGREWQCGTLQADFVLPERLNASYVAEDGEKHRPVMLHRAILGSIERFIGVLLEHYAGRLPVWLAPVQAVVTPITNETDAYAGEVADRLRQAGLRVELDLRNEKINYKVREHSLAKVPILLAVGGREAKERTVSIRQLGGQAQESLALEEAAARLALEAAPPDA from the coding sequence ATGATCACGATCACCCTTCCCGATGGTTCGACCCGGCCCTACGAAGGCCCGGTGACCGGCCTTGAGATCGCCGAGGCGATCGGCAAGGGCCTGGCCAGGGCGGCCGTCGCCATCCGCGTGAATGGCGCGCTTTGGGACCTCACCCGCCCCATCGCCCAAGACGCCGAAATCGCCGTCGTCACCCGCGGGACGGAGGAGGGCCGCGAGATCCTTCGCCACGACGCCGCCCATGTCATGGCCGAGGCCGTGAAGGAGCTTTACCCGGAAACCCAGGTCACGATCGGGCCGGCGATCGCGCACGGCTTCTATTACGACTTCGCGCGCAAGGAGCCCTTCGCCCCGGAAGACCTGGAAAAGATCGAAAAGCGGATGCACGCGATCGTCGCCCGCGACGAACAAATCGCGCGCGAGGTCTGGAACCGCGAGGAGGCGATCGCCTTCTTCAAGGACGCGGGCGAGCACTACAAGGCCGAGATCATCGAGGCGATCCCGGCGGGCGAGCCGATCACCCTCTACCGCCAGGGCAATTTCATCGACCTTTGCCGGGGGCCGCACCTGCCCTCGACCGGCAGGCTGGGCAAAGGCATCAAGCTGATGAAGCTGGCCGGCGCCTACTGGCGGGGCGATTCCAAGAACGCGATGCTGCAACGCATTTACGGCACCGCCTGGGCCGACGAGAAGGAACTCAAGGACCATCTCTTCCGGCTGGAGGAAGCCGCCCGCCGCGACCACCGCAAGCTCGGCAAGGAGATGGGGTTGTTCCATCTCCAAGAGGAAGCGGTCGGGTCCATCTTCTGGCACCCGAAAGGCTGGACGCTCTACCGTACCGTCCAGACCTATATCCGCCGCCGCCTGGACGCCGCCGGCTACGTCGAGGTGCAGACCCCCTCCCTGGTCGATCGCGCCCTCTGGGAGCAATCCGGCCATTGGGAGAAATTCCGCGAGCACATGTTCACGGCCGAATCGGAAGAACGCATGCTGGCGCTAAAGCCGATGAATTGCCCGGGCCACGTACAGATCTTCCGGCAAGGGCTGAAAAGCTACCGCGACCTGCCGCTGCGCATGGCTGAGTTCGGAAGCTGCCACCGCAACGAGCCGTCCGGCGCGCTGCACGGGCTCATGCGGGTCCGCGCCTTCACCCAGGACGACGCCCACATCTTCTGCACTGAAGACCAGATCACGGCGGAAACGAAGGCCTTCTGCGGCCTTCTGCTCAAGGTTTACGAGGATTTCGGCTTCGCGGACGTCGTCGTCAAGTTTGCCGACCGGCCACCGGTGCGGGCCGGAGCGGATGCCATCTGGGACCGGGCGGAAGCGGCGCTTCGCGGCGCCGCCGAGGCGAGCGGACTCAACGTCGCGCTCAACCCCGGCGAGGGCGCCTTCTATGGGCCGAAGCTTGAATTCGTGCTGAAGGACGCGATCGGCCGCGAGTGGCAATGCGGCACCCTGCAGGCGGACTTCGTGCTGCCCGAAAGGCTGAACGCAAGCTATGTCGCCGAAGACGGCGAGAAGCACCGGCCCGTCATGCTGCACCGGGCGATCTTGGGCTCCATCGAACGCTTCATCGGCGTCCTACTCGAACACTACGCCGGGCGGCTGCCGGTCTGGCTTGCCCCGGTGCAGGCCGTCGTCACACCCATCACCAACGAAACCGACGCCTACGCCGGCGAGGTCGCCGACCGGCTGCGGCAGGCCGGGCTGCGGGTCGAGCTCGACCTCCGCAACGAAAAGATCAACTACAAGGTGCGCGAGCACAGCCTGGCCAAGGTGCCGATTCTGCTTGCCGTCGGCGGCCGCGAGGCAAAGGAACGAACCGTTTCCATCCGGCAGCTTGGCGGGCAGGCGCAAGAAAGCCTTGCCCTTGAGGAAGCAGCCGCTAGACTTGCCCTCGAGGCCGCCCCGCCCGATGCCTGA
- the gltB gene encoding glutamate synthase large subunit, which translates to MNKGEAFVDAWRVNAAQLEREGLYRPEHEHDACGVGLVVAIDGKPRRAVVEAGINALKAVWHRGAVDADGKTGDGAGIHVEISQEFFKEHIARTGHRPESGLLAVGMVFLPKTSLNAQEVCRTIVEAEILAFGYRIYGWRQVPIDASVIGEKANASRPEIEQIMIANARGVDEEQFELDLYIIRRKIEKRVLEEEHINDFYICSLSCRSIIYKGMFLAEQLTNFYPDLLDERFVSRFAIYHQRYSTNTFPTWLLAQPFRMLAHNGEINTLRGNVNWMRSHEARMESKRFGEHIETLKPVIPLGSSDSAALDAAFELMVRAGRTAPLVKTMLIPAAWSNQAIMPQKHQDLFHYCNCVSEPWDGPAAITASDGRWVIAGMDRNGLRPMRYTITGDGLLTVGSEAGMVWADESAVIEKGRVGPGQTIAVNLDEGRLYHDHELRDMLADELPYGKWIKHLVAMDSLIKGARSEKGTCSREDLRRRQVACGYTMEEIELLLQPMAEDGKEAIGSMGDDTPLAVLSNHYRGMHHYFRQRFSQVTNPPIDSLRERRVMGLKTRLGNLGNILEAHERQTRRLELESPVLSNAEFAAMRAHMGEQAAEIDCTFPTDGGENALQDALTRIRTEAEDAVRGGIVHLVLSDKAIGPELAPIPMILATGAVHTHLVRQRLRTFTSLNVQSGECLDVHYFAVLIGVGATTVNAYLALETIADRHRRGLLPGLSLEECAVRYTTSVDDGLLKIMSKMGISVIVSYRGGYNFEALGLSRALVAEYFPGMTSRISGIGLSGIQAKVLALHARAFNEDTIALPIGGFYAVRRGSEAHAVDGNLIHLLQTAVATDSYSTYKKYGEGLRHLPPIQLRDLLDFKPSGQSIPTEEVESITEIRKRFGTGSMSHGALSREAHETLAIAMNRIGGASCSGEGGEDPARANPLPNGDNANSVIKQIASARFGVTAEYLNNCEEIEIKIAQGAKPGEGGQLPGFKVTEEIARLRHSTPGVTLISPPPHHDIYSIEDLAQLIYDLKQINPEARVSVKLVAEEGIGTIAAGVAKAKADVILISGHSGGTGASPQSSIKYAGVPWEMGLSEVNQVLTLNRLRHRVRLRVDGGIRTGRDVVIAAMMGAEEFGVGTTSLIAMGCIMVRQCHSNTCPVGVCTQDPKLRNKFEGTPEKIVNLFSFIAEEVREILASLGMRSLREVVGRTDLLAQVSRGSPHLDDLDLNPLLTQPDSGEFPRYCSLEGRNEVPDTLDAQMVEDASAALRKSGKVQLAYNVRNTHRAVGTRLSSMITRRYGMAGLAEDHITVRLRGTAGQSLGAFAVQGLKIEVFGDANDYVGKGLSGGTIVVRPLTASPLVTNENTIIGNTVLYGATSGKLFAAGQAGERFAVRNSGAETVIEGCGSNGCEYMTNGTVVVLGPVGDNFAAGMTGGMAFVYDERGDFPHYVNPDMATYQRVQTAHWEGVLKRLITEHAHQTQSRFAQRLLNDWEQTLPHFWQVVPKEMLNRLEYPATIAEEKARA; encoded by the coding sequence ATGAACAAGGGAGAAGCCTTCGTTGACGCCTGGCGGGTAAACGCCGCCCAGCTCGAGCGCGAGGGTCTTTATCGTCCGGAGCACGAGCACGACGCCTGCGGCGTCGGCCTCGTCGTCGCCATCGATGGCAAGCCAAGGCGCGCCGTCGTCGAGGCGGGGATCAACGCCCTCAAGGCCGTCTGGCACCGCGGCGCCGTGGACGCCGACGGCAAGACGGGCGACGGCGCCGGCATCCACGTCGAGATTTCGCAGGAATTCTTCAAGGAACACATCGCGCGCACCGGCCATCGGCCGGAATCGGGCCTGCTCGCCGTCGGCATGGTGTTCCTGCCGAAAACCAGCCTGAACGCGCAAGAAGTCTGCCGCACGATCGTCGAGGCGGAAATCCTTGCCTTCGGTTATCGCATCTATGGTTGGCGGCAGGTTCCGATCGACGCCTCCGTCATCGGGGAAAAGGCGAACGCCTCGCGCCCCGAGATCGAGCAGATCATGATCGCCAACGCCCGCGGCGTGGACGAAGAGCAATTCGAGCTCGACCTCTACATCATTCGCCGGAAGATCGAGAAGCGCGTGCTTGAAGAAGAGCACATCAACGATTTCTACATCTGCTCGCTTTCCTGCCGTTCGATCATCTACAAGGGCATGTTCCTGGCCGAGCAATTGACGAATTTCTACCCGGACCTGCTGGACGAACGCTTCGTCTCGCGCTTTGCAATCTATCATCAGCGCTATTCGACGAACACGTTCCCCACCTGGCTCCTCGCGCAACCTTTCCGCATGCTCGCCCACAACGGCGAGATCAATACGCTGCGCGGCAACGTCAACTGGATGCGGAGCCACGAAGCGCGGATGGAATCGAAGCGCTTCGGAGAGCATATCGAGACCCTGAAACCCGTCATCCCGCTGGGAAGTTCGGACTCGGCCGCCCTCGACGCCGCCTTCGAGCTCATGGTCCGCGCCGGGCGGACGGCGCCCCTTGTCAAGACGATGCTGATTCCCGCCGCCTGGTCGAACCAGGCGATCATGCCGCAAAAGCACCAGGACCTTTTCCATTACTGCAACTGCGTTTCCGAACCGTGGGATGGTCCGGCGGCGATCACCGCCTCCGACGGGCGCTGGGTCATCGCCGGCATGGACCGGAACGGGCTTCGCCCGATGCGCTACACAATCACCGGCGACGGCCTTCTCACCGTCGGTTCCGAGGCCGGCATGGTGTGGGCGGACGAATCCGCCGTCATCGAAAAGGGCCGCGTCGGCCCGGGCCAGACGATCGCCGTCAATCTGGACGAAGGCCGCCTCTATCACGACCATGAGCTCCGCGACATGCTGGCGGACGAGCTGCCTTACGGCAAATGGATCAAGCACCTGGTCGCGATGGACAGCCTGATCAAAGGCGCCCGTTCGGAAAAGGGCACCTGCTCGCGGGAAGACTTGCGGCGGCGCCAGGTTGCCTGCGGCTACACGATGGAGGAAATCGAGCTCCTGCTCCAGCCGATGGCCGAGGACGGAAAGGAAGCGATTGGCTCGATGGGGGACGACACGCCGCTGGCCGTGCTTTCCAACCACTACCGGGGCATGCATCACTATTTCCGGCAGCGGTTCAGCCAAGTCACGAACCCGCCGATCGACAGCTTGCGCGAGCGCCGCGTCATGGGCCTCAAGACGCGGCTTGGCAATCTCGGGAACATCCTCGAAGCCCATGAGCGGCAGACGCGGCGTCTCGAACTGGAATCGCCCGTCCTTTCAAACGCCGAGTTCGCGGCGATGCGCGCCCACATGGGAGAACAGGCGGCCGAGATCGACTGCACCTTTCCCACCGACGGCGGCGAGAACGCCCTGCAGGATGCCCTTACCCGCATCCGGACCGAGGCGGAAGATGCCGTGCGCGGCGGCATCGTGCACCTCGTCCTGAGCGACAAGGCCATTGGGCCGGAACTTGCGCCGATCCCGATGATCCTGGCGACGGGCGCCGTCCACACCCACCTCGTCCGCCAGCGGCTGCGCACCTTCACGTCGCTGAACGTACAGTCCGGCGAATGCCTCGACGTTCATTACTTCGCCGTGCTGATCGGCGTCGGCGCCACCACCGTCAACGCCTATCTCGCCCTTGAAACGATCGCCGACCGCCACCGGCGGGGCCTGTTGCCGGGGCTTTCGCTCGAGGAATGCGCCGTCCGCTACACAACGTCGGTCGACGACGGCCTGCTCAAGATCATGTCGAAGATGGGCATCTCGGTGATTGTCTCCTACCGGGGCGGGTACAACTTCGAGGCGCTTGGCCTGTCGCGCGCGCTGGTCGCCGAGTACTTCCCGGGCATGACGTCGCGCATTTCCGGCATCGGGCTTTCCGGCATCCAGGCAAAAGTGCTGGCGCTGCACGCCCGCGCCTTCAACGAAGACACCATCGCGCTTCCCATCGGCGGCTTCTATGCCGTCCGCCGGGGCAGCGAGGCGCACGCCGTGGATGGCAACCTCATCCATCTCCTGCAAACGGCCGTCGCCACGGATTCCTACAGCACATACAAAAAATACGGCGAGGGCCTGCGGCATTTGCCGCCGATCCAGCTGCGCGACCTTTTGGATTTCAAGCCTTCCGGCCAGTCGATCCCGACCGAGGAAGTCGAATCGATCACGGAAATCCGCAAGCGCTTCGGCACCGGCAGCATGTCGCACGGGGCACTTTCCCGCGAGGCGCACGAGACGCTCGCCATCGCCATGAACCGGATCGGCGGCGCCTCCTGCAGCGGCGAGGGCGGCGAGGACCCGGCGCGGGCCAACCCGCTGCCGAACGGCGACAACGCGAACTCCGTCATCAAGCAGATCGCCTCGGCCCGTTTCGGGGTGACGGCGGAATATCTGAACAACTGCGAGGAGATCGAGATCAAGATCGCCCAAGGCGCGAAACCGGGCGAAGGCGGCCAACTGCCCGGCTTCAAGGTGACCGAGGAGATCGCGCGGCTGCGCCACTCGACGCCGGGCGTAACCCTGATCTCGCCGCCGCCGCACCACGACATCTATTCGATCGAGGACCTGGCGCAGCTCATCTACGACCTGAAGCAGATCAACCCGGAAGCCCGGGTTTCCGTCAAGCTGGTGGCGGAGGAGGGCATCGGCACGATCGCCGCCGGCGTCGCCAAGGCAAAGGCGGACGTCATCCTCATTTCCGGCCATTCCGGCGGCACCGGCGCCAGCCCGCAAAGCAGCATCAAGTACGCCGGGGTTCCCTGGGAAATGGGCCTGAGCGAGGTAAACCAGGTGCTGACGCTGAACCGGCTTCGTCACCGGGTCCGGCTGCGCGTGGACGGGGGCATTCGCACCGGCCGCGACGTCGTCATCGCGGCGATGATGGGGGCAGAAGAGTTCGGCGTCGGCACCACGTCGCTCATCGCCATGGGTTGCATCATGGTTCGCCAGTGCCACAGCAACACCTGCCCGGTCGGCGTGTGCACGCAGGACCCGAAGCTTCGGAACAAATTCGAGGGCACGCCGGAGAAGATCGTCAACCTGTTCAGCTTCATCGCGGAAGAAGTGCGCGAGATTCTCGCCTCGCTCGGCATGCGTTCGCTGCGGGAAGTCGTCGGGCGCACGGACCTTCTGGCCCAGGTCAGCCGCGGCAGCCCCCACCTCGATGATCTCGACTTAAACCCCCTTCTCACCCAGCCGGACTCGGGCGAGTTCCCGCGCTATTGCTCGCTCGAAGGCCGGAATGAAGTGCCGGACACGCTGGACGCGCAAATGGTCGAGGACGCCTCCGCCGCGCTTCGGAAATCGGGCAAGGTGCAGCTCGCCTACAACGTCCGCAACACCCACCGTGCGGTCGGCACGCGGCTTTCCTCCATGATCACGCGCCGCTACGGCATGGCGGGTCTGGCCGAGGACCACATCACGGTGCGTCTGCGCGGTACGGCGGGCCAGTCGCTTGGCGCCTTCGCCGTCCAGGGATTGAAGATCGAGGTGTTCGGAGACGCCAACGATTATGTCGGCAAGGGGCTGTCCGGCGGCACTATCGTCGTCCGGCCGCTCACCGCCTCGCCTTTGGTCACCAACGAGAACACGATCATCGGCAACACGGTCCTTTACGGAGCAACCAGCGGCAAGCTGTTCGCCGCCGGCCAGGCCGGCGAACGGTTTGCCGTTCGCAATTCCGGCGCCGAGACGGTGATCGAGGGGTGCGGCTCGAACGGCTGCGAATACATGACGAACGGCACCGTTGTCGTCCTCGGCCCGGTCGGCGACAACTTCGCCGCCGGCATGACGGGCGGCATGGCCTTCGTCTATGACGAACGGGGCGATTTCCCCCACTACGTCAACCCCGACATGGCGACCTACCAGCGCGTGCAGACCGCCCATTGGGAAGGCGTGCTGAAGCGCCTCATCACCGAGCACGCCCACCAAACGCAGTCGCGCTTCGCCCAGCGGCTGCTCAACGATTGGGAACAGACCCTGCCGCATTTCTGGCAGGTCGTTCCGAAGGAAATGCTGAACCGTCTCGAATACCCGGCCACGATCGCCGAAGAGAAGGCCCGCGCCTGA
- a CDS encoding glycosyltransferase family 9 protein produces MTAALQRILVIKLGALGDFLQALGPFAAIRNHHRGAHVTLLTTAPYREMAEACGYFDDVRLDSRPKFLNPGGWLRLRRGLRGGKFDRVYDLQTSDRSGFYFYLFFPGPFPEWSGIVRGASHPHANPKRDFLHTRDRQAEQLRMAGIPEVPRPALDWMRADISRFPLSKPYALLVPGGAPHRPRKRWPEARYAELANRLLAQGIQPLLLGTAAEAATLGTIAKACAGAVNLGGKTSLFEIAELARGACAAIGNDTGPMHLIAQTGAPTVVLFSGASDPALCAPTGTRVAILKREPLDGLATAEVEAALHALGAAA; encoded by the coding sequence ATGACCGCGGCCTTGCAGCGCATCCTCGTGATCAAGCTTGGCGCGCTTGGCGATTTCCTGCAGGCGCTCGGCCCCTTCGCGGCCATCCGCAACCACCACCGAGGCGCCCATGTCACGCTGCTGACGACGGCGCCTTACCGCGAGATGGCCGAGGCCTGCGGCTATTTCGATGATGTCCGGCTCGACAGCCGACCGAAATTCTTGAACCCCGGCGGTTGGCTCCGCCTGCGCCGGGGCCTGCGCGGGGGAAAATTCGACCGCGTCTACGATCTCCAGACCTCGGACCGCAGCGGTTTCTATTTTTATCTTTTTTTCCCCGGCCCTTTCCCGGAATGGTCGGGCATCGTGCGCGGCGCCTCGCACCCCCACGCCAACCCGAAGCGGGACTTCCTGCACACCCGCGACCGCCAGGCCGAACAGCTTCGCATGGCCGGCATCCCGGAAGTTCCCCGTCCCGCCCTCGACTGGATGCGGGCGGATATCTCGCGCTTTCCTCTATCGAAACCCTACGCGCTGCTGGTGCCGGGGGGCGCCCCCCACCGCCCGCGGAAGCGCTGGCCAGAGGCCCGTTACGCCGAGCTGGCCAATCGCCTCCTAGCGCAAGGCATCCAGCCCCTTCTCCTCGGCACGGCGGCGGAGGCGGCGACTCTCGGGACGATCGCCAAGGCCTGCGCCGGGGCCGTCAATCTGGGCGGCAAGACCAGTCTGTTCGAGATCGCCGAGTTGGCGCGCGGGGCCTGCGCCGCCATCGGCAACGACACCGGGCCCATGCACCTGATCGCGCAGACCGGAGCGCCGACCGTCGTTCTCTTCTCCGGCGCGTCGGATCCCGCCCTTTGCGCGCCAACCGGGACGCGCGTCGCCATCCTCAAGCGCGAGCCGCTGGACGGGCTCGCAACGGCCGAGGTCGAGGCCGCCCTGCATGCGCTGGGAGCGGCGGCTTGA
- a CDS encoding glycosyltransferase family 4 protein translates to MPEARTGGVKSRAPVILQVLPAMVAGGVERGTIEVAAALTAAGWTALVASAGGPMRHELERAGARHFTLPLDSKNPFALYRNVRRLADLIEAEGVDIVHARSRAPAWSVYYAARRTRRHFVTTFHGTYGAQNRLKRHYNAILTKGERVIAISKFIAGHMRRLYGVDPNRLRVIPRGVKLDTFDPTRVSAERIIQLSRQWQLRDDAPLVLLPGRLTRWKGQGVLIAAIAALGEKNVQCRLVGADQGRLAYRKELETRIVDAGLSDIIKIADDCKDMPAAYMLADVVVSASTDPEAFGRVAAEAQAMGRPVIATDHGAARETVLPGKTGWLVPPGDAKKLAEALAWAIELSPIDRDRLAAEARAHIVRNFSSQAMCAATLDVYREVLAGNGPP, encoded by the coding sequence ATGCCGGAAGCAAGAACCGGTGGCGTGAAAAGTCGCGCCCCGGTTATTTTGCAGGTGTTGCCCGCCATGGTGGCCGGCGGGGTCGAGCGCGGCACTATCGAGGTCGCCGCCGCATTGACGGCGGCCGGCTGGACGGCGCTTGTCGCCTCCGCCGGCGGGCCGATGCGGCATGAGCTTGAACGCGCCGGGGCCAGGCATTTCACCTTGCCGCTCGACAGCAAGAACCCGTTCGCCCTCTATCGGAACGTCCGACGCCTTGCCGACCTCATCGAGGCGGAAGGCGTCGATATCGTGCACGCGCGAAGCCGGGCCCCGGCGTGGAGCGTCTACTACGCCGCGCGCCGGACCCGTCGTCATTTCGTGACGACCTTTCACGGCACCTACGGGGCGCAAAACCGACTCAAGCGTCACTACAACGCCATCCTGACGAAAGGCGAGCGCGTCATCGCCATTTCCAAGTTCATCGCCGGCCACATGCGCCGTCTCTATGGCGTGGACCCAAACCGGCTGCGCGTCATTCCGCGCGGCGTGAAGCTGGACACTTTCGACCCCACCCGGGTCAGCGCCGAGCGTATCATCCAGCTTTCCCGCCAATGGCAGTTGCGGGACGACGCGCCTCTCGTCCTGCTGCCGGGGCGGCTTACGCGCTGGAAAGGGCAGGGCGTCCTCATCGCAGCGATTGCGGCGTTGGGAGAAAAGAACGTCCAATGCCGGCTGGTCGGCGCCGATCAGGGCCGCCTTGCCTACCGGAAGGAACTTGAAACCCGCATCGTTGACGCCGGGCTTTCCGACATCATCAAGATCGCCGACGACTGCAAGGACATGCCGGCCGCCTATATGCTGGCCGACGTCGTGGTTTCCGCCTCGACCGACCCGGAGGCCTTCGGCCGCGTCGCCGCCGAGGCGCAGGCCATGGGCCGGCCGGTCATCGCGACGGACCACGGCGCGGCGCGGGAGACGGTGCTGCCCGGCAAGACTGGCTGGCTGGTCCCGCCCGGCGACGCGAAGAAGCTGGCCGAGGCGCTGGCCTGGGCGATCGAGCTAAGCCCCATTGACCGGGATCGTCTCGCGGCCGAGGCGCGGGCGCATATCGTCCGCAATTTCTCGAGCCAGGCGATGTGCGCGGCAACCCTCGACGTCTACCGCGAAGTGCTGGCCGGGAACGGCCCCCCATGA
- a CDS encoding SDR family oxidoreductase, with translation MTQSETALPPAGRLFCFGLGASAMALIERLKGKGWHFGGTVRKEAKRAALAAAGVDAALFDSERAVEAAAERLAGTTHLLSSVPPDAEGDPVLRHHRHAVQAMRGLRWVGYLSTTGVYGDRGGGWVDEGSELRPTGRRGRLRVAAERAWLELQETAGVPVHIFRLAGIYGPSRNPLAAVREGRAQRVGKPGQVFSRIHVEDIAETLLRSIAAPKPGRIYNVCDDRPAPPEEVIAFAASLLGVPAPPLVTFEEARLSDMARSFYADNKRVRNDRIKRELGVTLRYPDYEAGLRALFAELRLK, from the coding sequence ATGACGCAATCGGAAACCGCGCTCCCACCGGCCGGGCGGCTTTTCTGTTTCGGCCTCGGCGCCAGCGCAATGGCCTTGATCGAACGCCTGAAGGGAAAGGGCTGGCATTTCGGCGGCACCGTGCGGAAGGAAGCAAAACGCGCCGCACTTGCCGCCGCCGGCGTGGACGCCGCGCTCTTCGATTCCGAGCGTGCCGTCGAAGCGGCGGCGGAACGCCTTGCCGGAACGACGCATCTTCTTTCCTCCGTGCCACCGGATGCGGAGGGCGATCCCGTCCTGCGCCACCACCGGCACGCGGTACAAGCGATGCGAGGCCTGCGCTGGGTGGGCTACCTCTCGACGACCGGCGTCTATGGCGACCGCGGCGGCGGCTGGGTGGACGAGGGGTCCGAGCTTCGCCCGACGGGGCGGCGGGGCCGATTGCGGGTCGCGGCGGAACGGGCCTGGCTCGAACTCCAGGAAACGGCCGGGGTGCCGGTTCACATCTTTCGCCTGGCCGGCATCTACGGGCCTTCCCGCAACCCGTTGGCGGCCGTTCGCGAAGGCCGGGCACAGCGTGTCGGAAAGCCCGGCCAGGTCTTTTCGCGCATCCACGTCGAAGACATCGCGGAAACCCTTCTCCGTTCGATAGCCGCGCCGAAGCCCGGGCGTATATATAATGTCTGCGACGATCGGCCGGCCCCGCCGGAAGAGGTCATCGCCTTCGCGGCATCGCTGCTCGGCGTTCCCGCCCCGCCCCTTGTCACCTTCGAGGAGGCCCGGCTTTCCGACATGGCGCGCAGCTTCTACGCCGACAACAAACGCGTGCGTAACGACCGCATCAAGCGGGAGCTTGGCGTCACGCTTCGCTACCCGGACTATGAGGCGGGCCTGCGCGCCCTGTTCGCGGAACTACGCCTTAAGTGA
- a CDS encoding alpha/beta hydrolase gives MPTTAEPGTLPREGGATIAYRRTPGKTPGVVFCGGFGSDMSGTKAAALEAFCEARGQAYLRFDYQGHGRSSGVFADGTIGGWAEDALGVFDACTEGPQVLVGSSMGGWIALLVALARPQRVAGLLGIAAAPDFTEDLIWQRLTAAEREAMARDGFVPPPGDYPETVTRITRRLIEEGRAHLLLRHRIPLACPVRLVHGMADADVPWQTALRLLDCLESKDAEVTLVKTGDHRLSEPKDLCRLERTLAGLLDSLKA, from the coding sequence ATGCCGACGACGGCGGAGCCAGGGACTTTACCACGCGAAGGCGGCGCGACAATCGCCTATCGGCGCACGCCGGGCAAAACGCCCGGCGTCGTTTTTTGCGGCGGCTTCGGTTCGGACATGTCGGGCACCAAGGCGGCGGCGCTCGAAGCCTTCTGCGAAGCCCGCGGGCAAGCCTACCTTCGCTTCGACTACCAAGGGCATGGGCGGTCGTCGGGCGTCTTTGCGGACGGCACCATCGGCGGCTGGGCGGAAGACGCGCTTGGCGTTTTCGACGCCTGCACGGAAGGGCCGCAGGTGCTGGTCGGTTCCAGCATGGGCGGCTGGATCGCGCTCCTGGTTGCCCTGGCGCGGCCGCAACGCGTGGCGGGCCTTCTGGGGATCGCGGCGGCGCCCGACTTCACGGAAGACCTTATCTGGCAACGGCTGACCGCGGCCGAGCGCGAGGCCATGGCGCGGGACGGCTTCGTGCCGCCGCCCGGCGACTACCCGGAGACGGTGACGCGGATCACGCGGCGGCTGATCGAGGAGGGACGGGCGCATCTCCTGCTCCGGCATAGGATCCCGCTGGCCTGTCCGGTGCGGCTCGTGCACGGCATGGCGGACGCCGACGTGCCGTGGCAAACCGCGCTCCGCCTGCTCGATTGCCTCGAATCGAAGGACGCCGAGGTTACCCTTGTAAAGACGGGCGATCACCGCCTCTCCGAACCAAAGGATCTGTGCAGGCTTGAGCGTACACTTGCCGGCCTTCTGGATTCACTTAAGGCGTAG